In Zonotrichia albicollis isolate bZonAlb1 chromosome 3, bZonAlb1.hap1, whole genome shotgun sequence, a single window of DNA contains:
- the XKR5 gene encoding XK-related protein 5 isoform X1: MRGAVPSLSLTLLAAESGARLCAIIHYLVRGQLGWFGLTMACLVPGYAAQFLSILWFRADGHAPGCCLLALHLLQLGLWKRYWDVLRAAAKAGGSAGELLAQLGDVCVLRLLEALLQTLPHLLLQAYVVVAVDPAGFIPGVSAGLSLLSLAWALVSYSHFTFLMKPGHLSPPAAVILCLLLWRTGMLGTRVLALVLFARLYSFWVFAVAGVHWLLMSFWLGAQQTDIVTQPCRWRLFNCLLGAVYIFCYINVRPGPSRTRVAVFYAIMLMENTLLLLLGTRFLQVELRNSLTVTGAVMSGSLIGVTALVIYYSLLHPKSTEIWQGFLETMCSPAAAGDEEGSGESSQAEQSSGTLADEESLPVEGTKTEPQKETSSSLLQSKGGLEDSWTDHHHWLLVKLALKTGDVSVINAAFGDGGVGEAFPGGWMMGKAPGAEPGANLSLPMRDIPPSGLAVGNGGGIKASAGALGMAQEDGAGQEPDFPPSTSHPSGFSPDSTESSSMYFSASAGGIISPGTGTATSMALVQRDSKAQLPPGCLGEGGGGRGGDSSLGMPSISPILGACAHKCLQRSSSFGNTGSCGVAGLPKEGSEPTGTEGALVGCQHLWDTHPCGPQGTVVRSKMRSPCFTSTPKAGPKCSQRGLGELGEGTDQSG; encoded by the exons ATGCGCGGGGCCgtgcccagcctcagcctgaCGCTGCTGGCGGCGGAGAGCGGCGCCC ggctctgtgccatCATCCACTACCTTGTCCGGGGCCAGCTGGGCTGGTTCGGGCTCACCATGGCCTGCCTGGTGCCCGGCTACGCCGCTCAGTTCCTCAGCATCCTCTGGTTCCGGGCAGACGGACACGCAcccggctgctgcctcctggcgctccacctcctgcagctgggcctCTGGAAGCG GTACTGGGATGTTCTGCGGGCGGCGGCCAAGGCGGGCGGCAGTGCCGGGGAGCTGCTGGCTCAGCTCGGGGATGTTTGTGTGCTGCGGCTCCTGGAGGCCCTGCTGCAGACCCTGCCtcacctcctgctccaggcctaTGTCGTGGTGGCCGTGGACCCAGCAGGCTTCATCCCTG GTGTCAGTGCAGGGCTgtctctgctgtccctggcctgggcttTGGTCTCCTACAGCCACTTCACCTTCCTGATGAAGCCTGGACACCTGAGCCCACCAGCTGCTGTCatcctgtgcctgctgctctggagGACAGGGATGCTGGGCACCCGGGTGCTGGCCCTGGTGCTCTTTGCCAGGCTCTATTCCTTCTGGGTTTTTGCTGTGGCAG GGGTGCACTGGCTGCTCATGTCCTTCTGGCTgggggcccagcagacagataTTGTGACCCAGCCGTGCCGCTGGAGGCTCTTCAActgcctgctgggagctgtctACATCTTCTGCTACATCAACGTCCGCCCCGGCCCCTCCAGGACCAGGGTGGCCGTGTTTTATGCA ATTATGCTGATGGAGAACAcgctcctgctgctgttgggCACCCGGTTCCTGCAGGTAGAGCTGAGGAACAGCCTGACTGTGACTGGGGCTGTCATGTCAGGGTCCTTAATAG GTGTCACAGCTCTGGTGATTTACTACAGCCTGCTCCACCCCAAGTCCACAGAGATCTGGCAGGGATTCCTGGAGACAATGTGcagtcctgcagcagctggggatgAGGAGGGGTCTGGAGAAAGCTCCCAAGCTGAGCAGAGTTCAGGGACTTTGGCAGATGAGGAATCCTTACCAGTGGAAGGGACCAAGACAGAGCCCCAAAAGGAGACCAGCTCATCACTGCTGCAGTCCAAGGGGGGTTTGGAGGACAGCTGGACAGACCATCACCACTGGCTGCTGGTGAAGCTGGCCTTGAAGACAGGAGATGTGTCTGTGATCAACGCAGCCTTCGGGGATGGCGGCGTGGGAGAAGCTTTTCCTGGAGGATGGATGATGGGGAAAGCCCCtggagctgagcctggggcaAACCTTTCCCTCCCCATGAGGGACATCCCTCCCTCTGGACTGGCAGTGGGGAATGGAGGAGGCATCAAAGCCAGTGCTGGTGCTCTGGGAATGGcacaggaggatggagcagggcaggagcctgATTTTCCCCCATCCACATCCCACCCCAGTGGCTTCTCCCCAGATTCCACTGAGAGCTCCTCTATGTATTTCAGTGCAAGTGCAGGAGGCATCATCtcacctgggacagggacagccacaaGCATGGCCCTGGTGCAACGGGACAGCAAAGCTCAGCTTCCCCCAGGCTGcctgggagaaggaggaggaggaagaggaggggatTCATCCCTTGGGATGCCCAGCATCAGCCCAATCCTGGGCGCTTGTGCCCACAAGTGTCTGCAGAGAAGCTCTTCCTTCGGCAACACAGGCAGCTGTGGGGTGGCAGGTCTCCCCAAAGAGGGCTCAGAGCCCACGGGGACAGAGGGTGCCCTTGTGGGGTGCCAGCACCTTTGGGACACCCACCCTTGTGGCCCGCAGGGGACTGTGGTGAGGAGCAAGATGAGGTCACCGTGCTTCACCTCCACCCCCAAGGCTGGCCCTAAATGCTCCCAGCGAGGActgggggagctgggagaggggacagaCCAGTCTGGGTGA
- the XKR5 gene encoding XK-related protein 5 isoform X2 — translation MRGALRSLTTQTNLGFSAYEWHRSVAGGVWLCHPSSPPLCPSPGLCAIIHYLVRGQLGWFGLTMACLVPGYAAQFLSILWFRADGHAPGCCLLALHLLQLGLWKRYWDVLRAAAKAGGSAGELLAQLGDVCVLRLLEALLQTLPHLLLQAYVVVAVDPAGFIPGVSAGLSLLSLAWALVSYSHFTFLMKPGHLSPPAAVILCLLLWRTGMLGTRVLALVLFARLYSFWVFAVAGVHWLLMSFWLGAQQTDIVTQPCRWRLFNCLLGAVYIFCYINVRPGPSRTRVAVFYAIMLMENTLLLLLGTRFLQVELRNSLTVTGAVMSGSLIGVTALVIYYSLLHPKSTEIWQGFLETMCSPAAAGDEEGSGESSQAEQSSGTLADEESLPVEGTKTEPQKETSSSLLQSKGGLEDSWTDHHHWLLVKLALKTGDVSVINAAFGDGGVGEAFPGGWMMGKAPGAEPGANLSLPMRDIPPSGLAVGNGGGIKASAGALGMAQEDGAGQEPDFPPSTSHPSGFSPDSTESSSMYFSASAGGIISPGTGTATSMALVQRDSKAQLPPGCLGEGGGGRGGDSSLGMPSISPILGACAHKCLQRSSSFGNTGSCGVAGLPKEGSEPTGTEGALVGCQHLWDTHPCGPQGTVVRSKMRSPCFTSTPKAGPKCSQRGLGELGEGTDQSG, via the exons atgagaggagctttaaggtcccttacCACCCAAACCAATCTGGGATTCTCTGCCTATGAATGGCACCGCTCAGTTGCTGGGGGGGTGTGGCTGTGTCATCCCTCATCACCGCCTCTCTGCCCttctccagggctctgtgccatCATCCACTACCTTGTCCGGGGCCAGCTGGGCTGGTTCGGGCTCACCATGGCCTGCCTGGTGCCCGGCTACGCCGCTCAGTTCCTCAGCATCCTCTGGTTCCGGGCAGACGGACACGCAcccggctgctgcctcctggcgctccacctcctgcagctgggcctCTGGAAGCG GTACTGGGATGTTCTGCGGGCGGCGGCCAAGGCGGGCGGCAGTGCCGGGGAGCTGCTGGCTCAGCTCGGGGATGTTTGTGTGCTGCGGCTCCTGGAGGCCCTGCTGCAGACCCTGCCtcacctcctgctccaggcctaTGTCGTGGTGGCCGTGGACCCAGCAGGCTTCATCCCTG GTGTCAGTGCAGGGCTgtctctgctgtccctggcctgggcttTGGTCTCCTACAGCCACTTCACCTTCCTGATGAAGCCTGGACACCTGAGCCCACCAGCTGCTGTCatcctgtgcctgctgctctggagGACAGGGATGCTGGGCACCCGGGTGCTGGCCCTGGTGCTCTTTGCCAGGCTCTATTCCTTCTGGGTTTTTGCTGTGGCAG GGGTGCACTGGCTGCTCATGTCCTTCTGGCTgggggcccagcagacagataTTGTGACCCAGCCGTGCCGCTGGAGGCTCTTCAActgcctgctgggagctgtctACATCTTCTGCTACATCAACGTCCGCCCCGGCCCCTCCAGGACCAGGGTGGCCGTGTTTTATGCA ATTATGCTGATGGAGAACAcgctcctgctgctgttgggCACCCGGTTCCTGCAGGTAGAGCTGAGGAACAGCCTGACTGTGACTGGGGCTGTCATGTCAGGGTCCTTAATAG GTGTCACAGCTCTGGTGATTTACTACAGCCTGCTCCACCCCAAGTCCACAGAGATCTGGCAGGGATTCCTGGAGACAATGTGcagtcctgcagcagctggggatgAGGAGGGGTCTGGAGAAAGCTCCCAAGCTGAGCAGAGTTCAGGGACTTTGGCAGATGAGGAATCCTTACCAGTGGAAGGGACCAAGACAGAGCCCCAAAAGGAGACCAGCTCATCACTGCTGCAGTCCAAGGGGGGTTTGGAGGACAGCTGGACAGACCATCACCACTGGCTGCTGGTGAAGCTGGCCTTGAAGACAGGAGATGTGTCTGTGATCAACGCAGCCTTCGGGGATGGCGGCGTGGGAGAAGCTTTTCCTGGAGGATGGATGATGGGGAAAGCCCCtggagctgagcctggggcaAACCTTTCCCTCCCCATGAGGGACATCCCTCCCTCTGGACTGGCAGTGGGGAATGGAGGAGGCATCAAAGCCAGTGCTGGTGCTCTGGGAATGGcacaggaggatggagcagggcaggagcctgATTTTCCCCCATCCACATCCCACCCCAGTGGCTTCTCCCCAGATTCCACTGAGAGCTCCTCTATGTATTTCAGTGCAAGTGCAGGAGGCATCATCtcacctgggacagggacagccacaaGCATGGCCCTGGTGCAACGGGACAGCAAAGCTCAGCTTCCCCCAGGCTGcctgggagaaggaggaggaggaagaggaggggatTCATCCCTTGGGATGCCCAGCATCAGCCCAATCCTGGGCGCTTGTGCCCACAAGTGTCTGCAGAGAAGCTCTTCCTTCGGCAACACAGGCAGCTGTGGGGTGGCAGGTCTCCCCAAAGAGGGCTCAGAGCCCACGGGGACAGAGGGTGCCCTTGTGGGGTGCCAGCACCTTTGGGACACCCACCCTTGTGGCCCGCAGGGGACTGTGGTGAGGAGCAAGATGAGGTCACCGTGCTTCACCTCCACCCCCAAGGCTGGCCCTAAATGCTCCCAGCGAGGActgggggagctgggagaggggacagaCCAGTCTGGGTGA
- the XKR5 gene encoding XK-related protein 5 isoform X3 yields MACLVPGYAAQFLSILWFRADGHAPGCCLLALHLLQLGLWKRYWDVLRAAAKAGGSAGELLAQLGDVCVLRLLEALLQTLPHLLLQAYVVVAVDPAGFIPGVSAGLSLLSLAWALVSYSHFTFLMKPGHLSPPAAVILCLLLWRTGMLGTRVLALVLFARLYSFWVFAVAGVHWLLMSFWLGAQQTDIVTQPCRWRLFNCLLGAVYIFCYINVRPGPSRTRVAVFYAIMLMENTLLLLLGTRFLQVELRNSLTVTGAVMSGSLIGVTALVIYYSLLHPKSTEIWQGFLETMCSPAAAGDEEGSGESSQAEQSSGTLADEESLPVEGTKTEPQKETSSSLLQSKGGLEDSWTDHHHWLLVKLALKTGDVSVINAAFGDGGVGEAFPGGWMMGKAPGAEPGANLSLPMRDIPPSGLAVGNGGGIKASAGALGMAQEDGAGQEPDFPPSTSHPSGFSPDSTESSSMYFSASAGGIISPGTGTATSMALVQRDSKAQLPPGCLGEGGGGRGGDSSLGMPSISPILGACAHKCLQRSSSFGNTGSCGVAGLPKEGSEPTGTEGALVGCQHLWDTHPCGPQGTVVRSKMRSPCFTSTPKAGPKCSQRGLGELGEGTDQSG; encoded by the exons ATGGCCTGCCTGGTGCCCGGCTACGCCGCTCAGTTCCTCAGCATCCTCTGGTTCCGGGCAGACGGACACGCAcccggctgctgcctcctggcgctccacctcctgcagctgggcctCTGGAAGCG GTACTGGGATGTTCTGCGGGCGGCGGCCAAGGCGGGCGGCAGTGCCGGGGAGCTGCTGGCTCAGCTCGGGGATGTTTGTGTGCTGCGGCTCCTGGAGGCCCTGCTGCAGACCCTGCCtcacctcctgctccaggcctaTGTCGTGGTGGCCGTGGACCCAGCAGGCTTCATCCCTG GTGTCAGTGCAGGGCTgtctctgctgtccctggcctgggcttTGGTCTCCTACAGCCACTTCACCTTCCTGATGAAGCCTGGACACCTGAGCCCACCAGCTGCTGTCatcctgtgcctgctgctctggagGACAGGGATGCTGGGCACCCGGGTGCTGGCCCTGGTGCTCTTTGCCAGGCTCTATTCCTTCTGGGTTTTTGCTGTGGCAG GGGTGCACTGGCTGCTCATGTCCTTCTGGCTgggggcccagcagacagataTTGTGACCCAGCCGTGCCGCTGGAGGCTCTTCAActgcctgctgggagctgtctACATCTTCTGCTACATCAACGTCCGCCCCGGCCCCTCCAGGACCAGGGTGGCCGTGTTTTATGCA ATTATGCTGATGGAGAACAcgctcctgctgctgttgggCACCCGGTTCCTGCAGGTAGAGCTGAGGAACAGCCTGACTGTGACTGGGGCTGTCATGTCAGGGTCCTTAATAG GTGTCACAGCTCTGGTGATTTACTACAGCCTGCTCCACCCCAAGTCCACAGAGATCTGGCAGGGATTCCTGGAGACAATGTGcagtcctgcagcagctggggatgAGGAGGGGTCTGGAGAAAGCTCCCAAGCTGAGCAGAGTTCAGGGACTTTGGCAGATGAGGAATCCTTACCAGTGGAAGGGACCAAGACAGAGCCCCAAAAGGAGACCAGCTCATCACTGCTGCAGTCCAAGGGGGGTTTGGAGGACAGCTGGACAGACCATCACCACTGGCTGCTGGTGAAGCTGGCCTTGAAGACAGGAGATGTGTCTGTGATCAACGCAGCCTTCGGGGATGGCGGCGTGGGAGAAGCTTTTCCTGGAGGATGGATGATGGGGAAAGCCCCtggagctgagcctggggcaAACCTTTCCCTCCCCATGAGGGACATCCCTCCCTCTGGACTGGCAGTGGGGAATGGAGGAGGCATCAAAGCCAGTGCTGGTGCTCTGGGAATGGcacaggaggatggagcagggcaggagcctgATTTTCCCCCATCCACATCCCACCCCAGTGGCTTCTCCCCAGATTCCACTGAGAGCTCCTCTATGTATTTCAGTGCAAGTGCAGGAGGCATCATCtcacctgggacagggacagccacaaGCATGGCCCTGGTGCAACGGGACAGCAAAGCTCAGCTTCCCCCAGGCTGcctgggagaaggaggaggaggaagaggaggggatTCATCCCTTGGGATGCCCAGCATCAGCCCAATCCTGGGCGCTTGTGCCCACAAGTGTCTGCAGAGAAGCTCTTCCTTCGGCAACACAGGCAGCTGTGGGGTGGCAGGTCTCCCCAAAGAGGGCTCAGAGCCCACGGGGACAGAGGGTGCCCTTGTGGGGTGCCAGCACCTTTGGGACACCCACCCTTGTGGCCCGCAGGGGACTGTGGTGAGGAGCAAGATGAGGTCACCGTGCTTCACCTCCACCCCCAAGGCTGGCCCTAAATGCTCCCAGCGAGGActgggggagctgggagaggggacagaCCAGTCTGGGTGA